A segment of the Pedobacter faecalis genome:
AAGTCGAGTTTGGCGGATTCTGCCGCTTCGTCTATGTACTCCGGCAATTGATATGCTTCAGGATAGCCACGCTGTACGCCGATAAAATCTGAAATACGATCTACCTCAGGGGTGTCCACGAATGCGCACTGTAGGCGGATAAGATCGTTGCCCGTAGAAAGCAGCATATCTCCCCGTCCGATAAGCTGGTCAGCCCCTCCGCTATCTAATATCGTCCTGGAATCTATTTTTGACAACACCCTAAAGGCAAGCCTCGCCGGGAAGTTGGCTTTAATCGTTCCTGTAATAATGTTTACTGAAGGTCTTTGCGTAGCCAGAACAAGGTGAATACCTACCGCCCTGGCAAGCTGCGCGAGCCTGGCTATCGGGGTCTCAACCTCTTTTCCGGCGGTCATCATCAGATCGGCAAATTCGTCTACAATAAGCACGATATATGGCAGGAAGCGGTGCGAATTGTTCGGGTTCAGCTTACGCTTGATAAATTTATCGTTGTATTCTTTCAGGTTCCTCACCTGTGCATCTTTAAGAAGATCGTAACGCTGGTCCATCTCAATGCACAGAGAGTTCAGCGTGTTGATCACCTTCTTGGTATCGGTAATAATGGCATCAGCTTCGCCGGGAAGTTTGGCCAGGAAGTGCCGCTCTATCTTGTTGAACAAGGTAAGTTCCACTTTTTTGGGGTCCACGAGCACCAGCTTAAGCTGCGATGGATGTTTTTTGTAAAGCAGGGATACCAAAATAGAGTTGATACCTACGGACTTACCCTGACCTGTGGCTCCGGCTACAAGCAGGTGAGGCATCTTAGACAGGTCGGCAATGTAGACCTCGTTTGATATCGTTTTACCCAAGGCAATAGGCAGGTCCATAGCGGTCTGCTGGAATTTCTCCGTGGCCAGTATGCTGCGCATCGAAACCATCTCCGGATGAAGGTTGGGCACTTCGATACCTATGGTTCCCTTTCCGGGCATTGGTGCAATGATACGGATACCAAGGGCGGCCAGACTTAGTGCAATATCGTCTTCCAGGTTCTTGATCTTTGAAATTCTGACACCTGGTGCAGGGATAATCTCATACAGCGTAACGGTAGGCCCTATCGTTGCCTTGATCTTATCGATCTCTATATTATAGTGATTGAGTGTTTCTACGATCTTGTTTTTATTGGCTTCAAGCTCGTCTGCGTTTACCGAGATTTTGTTGGAGCCGTAGTTTTCGAGAAGATCCAGATGGGGATACCTGTAGCTGGCCAGGTCTAAGGTCGGATCGTAATGTCCGAACTGTTCGATAAGTTCTTCAGATTTCTTCTCCTCCTCGGTTTTTTCTACCGTGAGTTCCGGCTCTGCTTTAACCAGGGTCTCGGCAACAGGCAGGTTAACTTCAACTGGTAAAGGCACTGCAGGCGCCACTGCTGCCGGTAGCACTGCATCAGGTTCAAGTTCCGGTTCCCGTTCCGGCTCAAACCTTGTGGGAGCGATCACGACGTTCTGTTCCTTTTTACGCTGACTGCCCAGGCGGTCGTTCAGTGTAAATTCTACAGGCTCTGATCTGATTTCGTTTTCCAGTTCAACGTGTTCGGGAACGTCAGGGACTATCTCATCCGCTTTGGGCTCCAATTTCCGCTCCGGCAATTTAAAATCGATGTTATAAGCGATAATTAAAACTGTGAGTGCCAGAAAGATGATCAGTCCGCCCACGCCCGCTGTGCCAATCTGCGCAACAAGCAGCTTGTTGGCCCAGTAACCAAACTCCCCTTCCACAAAATGTGGCGTATTGCTCATGAAGGCATGTAAAAAGCCGAGGGTCAGTGAAATGAAAATCAAAAAGAAAAGGCTGTAGGCGAGCATCTTTTCGATAGCAAAGATCTTTACCTTAAACAAAAGGCGGTATCCGATCACAAAGAAAATCATGATGAACAGGAACGAAGCCAGGCCAAACCATTCGTAAATGAACTGATGGGCCAGCAGGGCGCCAAGTTTGCCTAGCCAGTTTTGCACATCCGGATTGATATTTACGTTCTGCAGTTCTTCATAGGTTTTGAAAAGGTTGCCCCAGCCGCCGTTTGCATCAATCACATAACTATGATCGTCTTGCCAGGTAAACAGGTAGGAAGTAAATGCGATGAGAAAGTAAAGGGAAAATATAATAAATACCAGCCCGATTATTTTTACCAGTCTTCCGTCCTGGAGGTCGAGCGTAGGCAAAATATCCCTTTTTTCCGTTGTCCTTCGGGTGCCGCCCGACCGTACGCTTTGCTTGTCAACAGCCTCATTTTTAAATGAATTAGACTTAAACTGGTTTCCTCTTACCGCCATTTTTGGACTGAAAATAAATAATCAACAAACTTAGATAAACTGTTCAAGCCAAGCAACTTTATAAAAATAAATTAAAAACCTGGATAAGTCCTTTAAACCTTAGCATACGATGCCAGTCATATAAACAAAACACACAAAGTTTTTGAATTTTAGATATAGTTTTGTTTTAGGTAAAAAGCCCGCTTAATGGATGTTAAGCGGGCTTTTATTTACAGGTGTTAAATATCCCATACTTTTAGCCTGATCCTTTTCACATATCTTCTAACATCAAGTACGATAGCGGCCATGATATAAAAAATAATTGGAAAGCCAACGGCAAGGAAAGAGGAGTAGATAAAAAACAGCCTGATCTTACTTATAGACATACCTAAATAGCCGGCAAGCTTTGTGCAAACGCCGAAACTTTGCTTTTCGAAAAACGTAAGGATTCTCTGGAACATGCCTATTGCTTTAATATCTTTATTCCAATACCACAATTTAAACATTTCTTTTGTTTGCAGTAGTATTTATTTAATTGTAATAACGCCTGAGATTCGAATGCATTGTCCGGCGTCAGACCGGCATCGGCGTATTTTTTCAGGATGGCATTGCTTTCGGGCTGGATAGCGTCGAGAAAGTGCAGCGCACGATCTATGTATTTAGGCTGACTGGTATGTTTGCCAAAAGCAAACAGCACATAGCAGCAGGTGTTGATCGCAATGTTCTCAACAGAGCCTATGCCCGGCTGAAGGCTTCTCTCGGCCGCAGGTTTCCCGAAATGGCAGTGCGTACGCCAGTATGGGTCGACGGGCAGATCGCTGAACAACTTATATAAAGTCTTTAAGTCGCGGCAGGCAGTAACCTTTGAAAATATACCGGCTGATTTCCGGATGCAGGCTGAGAATTGTGCAAGACGAATGGTGGGAAAACTATGGGGACGCATCCTCAAAAATTTCCATAAGGACTTGTCGATACTGCAGAGCTGATACTTGGTCTTCAAGAAGCCATACATGCTCCTTAGCCGGGCCGGATAATCCTCGGAAAAGGATTGATCAAGAAAACCGGCCTGACCAAATATCAATGCTTCAATCTCGAGGGGCTGATTGGCGTGCCTGGCCAGAATGT
Coding sequences within it:
- a CDS encoding FtsK/SpoIIIE family DNA translocase, whose amino-acid sequence is MAVRGNQFKSNSFKNEAVDKQSVRSGGTRRTTEKRDILPTLDLQDGRLVKIIGLVFIIFSLYFLIAFTSYLFTWQDDHSYVIDANGGWGNLFKTYEELQNVNINPDVQNWLGKLGALLAHQFIYEWFGLASFLFIMIFFVIGYRLLFKVKIFAIEKMLAYSLFFLIFISLTLGFLHAFMSNTPHFVEGEFGYWANKLLVAQIGTAGVGGLIIFLALTVLIIAYNIDFKLPERKLEPKADEIVPDVPEHVELENEIRSEPVEFTLNDRLGSQRKKEQNVVIAPTRFEPEREPELEPDAVLPAAVAPAVPLPVEVNLPVAETLVKAEPELTVEKTEEEKKSEELIEQFGHYDPTLDLASYRYPHLDLLENYGSNKISVNADELEANKNKIVETLNHYNIEIDKIKATIGPTVTLYEIIPAPGVRISKIKNLEDDIALSLAALGIRIIAPMPGKGTIGIEVPNLHPEMVSMRSILATEKFQQTAMDLPIALGKTISNEVYIADLSKMPHLLVAGATGQGKSVGINSILVSLLYKKHPSQLKLVLVDPKKVELTLFNKIERHFLAKLPGEADAIITDTKKVINTLNSLCIEMDQRYDLLKDAQVRNLKEYNDKFIKRKLNPNNSHRFLPYIVLIVDEFADLMMTAGKEVETPIARLAQLARAVGIHLVLATQRPSVNIITGTIKANFPARLAFRVLSKIDSRTILDSGGADQLIGRGDMLLSTGNDLIRLQCAFVDTPEVDRISDFIGVQRGYPEAYQLPEYIDEAAESAKLDFDPNDRDGMFEDAARLIVMHQQGSTSLIQRKLKLGYNRAGRIIDQLEAAGIVGPFEGSKAREVLIPDEYALEQFLNDLDNNK
- a CDS encoding PspC domain-containing protein, whose translation is MFQRILTFFEKQSFGVCTKLAGYLGMSISKIRLFFIYSSFLAVGFPIIFYIMAAIVLDVRRYVKRIRLKVWDI
- a CDS encoding DUF2851 family protein — encoded protein: MYISEGLLQFIWQHRLIRPGQLSCVDGRQMEIQRPGMLNQHAGPDFSHARIVISNTLWIGDVEVHTRSSDWLSHRHHLNAAYDSVILHVVYDHDMKILRQDGTEIPVLCLRGMFDESLSYKYKQLIGAASNFPCEALIGQVPRIVIESTLARTMVTRLEEKSAEILNTLKRTKGDWKETFYVTLARNFGFNVNAAPFELLACSLPSHILARHANQPLEIEALIFGQAGFLDQSFSEDYPARLRSMYGFLKTKYQLCSIDKSLWKFLRMRPHSFPTIRLAQFSACIRKSAGIFSKVTACRDLKTLYKLFSDLPVDPYWRTHCHFGKPAAERSLQPGIGSVENIAINTCCYVLFAFGKHTSQPKYIDRALHFLDAIQPESNAILKKYADAGLTPDNAFESQALLQLNKYYCKQKKCLNCGIGIKILKQ